A genome region from Arthrobacter sp. V1I9 includes the following:
- a CDS encoding LLM class flavin-dependent oxidoreductase, producing the protein MKNIGFLSFGHWTDHPGSGTRNASDALLQAIDLAVAAEDLGADGAYFRVHHFAQQYASPFPLLAAIGARTSRIEIGTGVIDMRYENPLYMAEEAGAADLISGGRLQLGISRGSPEQVIDGWRYFGFAPAEGESDADMGRRHTERLLEVLTGEGFAAPSPRPMFPNPPGLLRVEPYSEGLRERIWWGSGSNATAIWAAKLGMNLQSSTLKDDESGKPFHVQQAEQIELYRQAWKEAGHEREPRVSVSRSIFALTDERDWKYFGRDRHSADQVGNIDEKTRAVFGRSYADTPDGLAAKLAEDEAIAAANTLLLTIPNQLGVDYNAHVIESILKHVAPQLGWR; encoded by the coding sequence GTGAAGAACATCGGATTTCTGTCCTTCGGCCATTGGACCGATCACCCCGGGTCCGGCACGCGCAACGCGTCGGACGCGCTGTTGCAGGCGATCGACCTCGCGGTCGCGGCTGAGGATCTGGGGGCTGACGGCGCCTACTTCCGCGTCCACCACTTCGCGCAGCAATACGCATCCCCGTTTCCTCTGCTCGCTGCGATCGGGGCGCGGACCAGTCGCATAGAGATCGGTACCGGCGTGATCGACATGCGCTACGAGAACCCTCTTTACATGGCTGAGGAAGCAGGCGCGGCCGACCTTATCTCGGGCGGCCGACTGCAGCTGGGCATCAGCAGGGGTTCACCCGAGCAAGTCATCGACGGCTGGCGTTACTTCGGCTTCGCCCCCGCCGAGGGCGAGTCGGATGCCGACATGGGCCGCAGGCATACCGAGCGTCTGCTCGAGGTGCTCACCGGAGAGGGCTTTGCGGCGCCGAGCCCTCGCCCGATGTTCCCGAACCCTCCGGGGCTGCTGCGCGTGGAGCCGTACTCGGAGGGCCTGCGGGAGCGCATCTGGTGGGGTTCCGGCTCGAACGCGACGGCCATCTGGGCGGCGAAGCTCGGGATGAACCTGCAGAGTTCCACGCTCAAGGACGACGAGAGCGGCAAGCCCTTCCACGTCCAGCAGGCCGAGCAGATCGAGCTCTACCGGCAGGCCTGGAAGGAGGCGGGGCACGAGCGGGAGCCACGTGTCTCGGTCAGCCGCAGCATCTTCGCACTGACGGACGAACGCGACTGGAAATACTTCGGCCGCGACCGCCACAGCGCCGACCAGGTGGGCAACATCGACGAGAAAACGCGCGCGGTCTTTGGCCGGTCCTACGCGGATACCCCCGACGGGTTGGCCGCGAAGCTGGCCGAGGACGAGGCGATCGCCGCGGCAAACACCCTGCTACTCACGATCCCGAACCAGCTCGGTGTGGACTACAACGCCCACGTCATCGAGTCGATCCTGAAGCACGTGGCGCCGCAGCTCGGCTGGCGCTGA
- a CDS encoding calcium:proton antiporter: MGIRAWPFLLKWTTVVPVLAIVALVVTRGRDLGMVAVTVVAVLLAGAVLAAVHHAEVVAHRVGEPFGSLVLAVAVTIIEVALIVTLMISGGPETASLARDTVFAAVMITTNGIVGLSLLLGAIRYRLAEFNAEGTGAALATVATLATLCLVLPTFTTSTPGPQFSTTQLAFAAVASLVLYGMFVSTQTVRHRDFFLPVAATDTGKTEGEHAPPPTTQQTALSIGLLLVSLVAVVGLAKVESPAIEAGVAALGFPHSFVGVVIALLVLAPETLAAANAARRNRIQISLNLALGSAMASIGLTIPAIAIASIWLEGPLLLGLGATQIVLLALTILVSVLTVVPGRATRLQGGVHLILLAAFLFLAVSP, translated from the coding sequence ATGGGAATCCGTGCTTGGCCGTTTCTTTTGAAGTGGACAACGGTGGTGCCGGTACTGGCGATCGTGGCCTTGGTCGTGACCCGGGGCCGGGACCTGGGAATGGTGGCGGTGACAGTAGTTGCTGTACTGCTGGCAGGGGCGGTCCTGGCGGCGGTTCACCATGCCGAGGTAGTGGCCCATCGGGTAGGGGAACCCTTTGGCTCGCTGGTGTTAGCAGTGGCGGTAACGATTATCGAAGTGGCTCTGATTGTCACTCTGATGATCTCCGGCGGTCCTGAGACCGCTTCTCTGGCCCGCGATACAGTCTTCGCCGCCGTTATGATCACAACCAACGGTATTGTCGGGCTCTCCTTGTTGCTCGGCGCAATCCGGTACCGGTTGGCTGAATTCAATGCCGAGGGCACCGGCGCGGCCCTGGCTACGGTCGCCACCCTGGCCACCCTGTGTCTGGTTCTGCCCACGTTCACAACCAGCACGCCCGGCCCGCAGTTTTCCACCACCCAGCTCGCCTTTGCCGCCGTGGCGTCTCTGGTGCTCTACGGCATGTTTGTCTCCACTCAGACCGTGCGCCACCGCGACTTCTTCCTACCTGTGGCCGCCACTGATACCGGGAAGACTGAGGGCGAACACGCACCTCCTCCCACCACTCAACAGACGGCCCTGAGCATCGGGCTACTGCTGGTGTCCCTTGTAGCCGTGGTCGGGTTGGCGAAAGTCGAATCTCCGGCCATCGAGGCCGGGGTTGCGGCCCTCGGCTTTCCTCATTCCTTTGTGGGCGTGGTAATCGCGCTACTCGTCCTTGCCCCAGAAACCTTGGCCGCAGCGAACGCAGCCCGTCGCAACCGCATCCAAATCAGCCTCAACCTCGCCCTGGGTTCTGCCATGGCAAGCATCGGGCTTACTATCCCGGCCATAGCTATCGCCTCGATTTGGCTGGAAGGCCCCCTGCTGTTGGGCCTGGGTGCCACCCAAATCGTACTGCTGGCCCTCACCATCCTCGTAAGCGTGCTCACCGTGGTCCCCGGCAGGGCAACTCGTCTTCAAGGTGGTGTCCACCTCATCCTGCTGGCGGCCTTCCTCTTCCTCGCCGTCAGCCCCTGA
- a CDS encoding GntR family transcriptional regulator produces the protein MSVQPAGAESRERANGLNREEGPPLHAQIRDILHRQILERPLLPGSPLPTEEELQKQFGVSRSVVRQALSGLSDLGLIRRQRGRGSVVAAAPVLRRHLQRAGGLDEQAAAHGQRLRTHVVAVEHAAPPESAAEALNTTNTWKIERIRYLEEVPVAFMRTWVPRDLFPHFTKELLENASLLNLMREHGYHPAGGPRQVQAVAADADLALKLHTSTREPLLLLQGVTRDALGHGLEWFNVWHSPNTVFDVDAQVTSQPTPISQEHVRRLRTLTQQLESELADLERGPR, from the coding sequence GTGAGTGTGCAACCAGCCGGGGCAGAGTCCCGGGAGCGGGCTAACGGCCTGAATCGGGAGGAGGGGCCGCCCCTTCATGCGCAGATCCGGGACATCCTGCACCGGCAGATACTGGAACGGCCGCTGCTCCCCGGTTCTCCCCTTCCCACCGAAGAGGAACTCCAGAAACAGTTCGGTGTTTCCCGCAGCGTGGTACGTCAGGCCTTGTCCGGACTGTCCGACCTCGGGCTGATCCGTCGCCAGCGCGGCCGCGGCAGCGTCGTGGCCGCCGCACCGGTCCTCCGCCGGCATCTCCAGCGTGCCGGTGGGCTGGATGAACAGGCCGCCGCGCACGGCCAGCGCCTGCGCACCCACGTCGTCGCCGTCGAACATGCCGCCCCGCCCGAATCAGCGGCAGAGGCACTGAACACCACCAACACATGGAAAATTGAACGGATCCGCTACCTCGAAGAAGTCCCGGTAGCGTTCATGAGAACCTGGGTTCCCCGGGATCTCTTTCCCCACTTCACCAAGGAACTGCTGGAAAACGCATCACTGCTCAACCTCATGCGGGAGCACGGCTACCATCCGGCAGGCGGACCCAGACAGGTCCAGGCCGTGGCCGCAGATGCTGACCTGGCGCTCAAACTCCATACCAGTACCCGCGAACCCCTGCTCCTGCTCCAAGGCGTTACACGCGACGCCCTGGGCCACGGCCTCGAATGGTTCAACGTCTGGCACAGCCCCAACACCGTCTTTGACGTCGACGCACAAGTGACGTCGCAGCCGACGCCTATCTCCCAGGAACACGTCCGACGCCTGCGGACCCTGACGCAGCAACTGGAATCCGAGCTGGCGGACCTCGAACGAGGCCCACGCTGA
- a CDS encoding 2-keto-3-deoxygluconate permease, whose product MTQLHLRGGRSRLPMFAFLQKVPAGMMLIPLMLGVLMNTFAPEALKIGGFTTALFKEGALTLIAVLILATGAQITGSHSGKAAASTTTVVLVCKTLIPATIAVILGLMVGIDGIAGVSILAMLAIFGNSNGALWLAFAGQYGDERDTGAYVASAFDDGPFLALIFLGASGLGDIPVLAFAAALIPFIIGLIIGAVDREWTKALDHVPNIVIPFMSFAVGTGINLKTVLTGGFAGIFLGLIVVIFTGGLTYLGYRFVLKRGFKSGIGFAAGTTAGNAVAVPAVVAVADPRFEPFVASASAQAATAVLVTALLAPIVASWALKRAGGLQPADPVPTAV is encoded by the coding sequence ATGACTCAGCTGCACTTGAGGGGCGGGCGCTCACGCCTACCAATGTTTGCCTTCCTCCAAAAGGTCCCCGCTGGCATGATGCTGATCCCGCTGATGCTGGGGGTGCTGATGAACACCTTCGCGCCCGAAGCCCTGAAAATCGGCGGCTTCACCACCGCGCTGTTCAAGGAGGGGGCCCTGACACTGATCGCGGTGCTGATCCTCGCCACCGGCGCCCAGATCACCGGAAGCCACAGCGGCAAGGCTGCCGCCTCCACCACCACCGTTGTGCTGGTCTGCAAGACCCTGATCCCGGCCACGATTGCGGTGATCCTGGGCCTGATGGTCGGCATCGACGGCATCGCCGGGGTATCGATCCTGGCGATGCTGGCAATCTTCGGAAACAGCAACGGCGCCCTCTGGCTGGCGTTCGCCGGCCAGTACGGCGACGAGCGGGACACCGGCGCCTACGTCGCCAGCGCCTTTGATGACGGACCATTTCTGGCACTGATCTTCCTCGGCGCATCCGGGCTGGGCGACATCCCGGTGCTGGCCTTCGCCGCGGCATTGATTCCGTTCATCATCGGCCTCATCATCGGCGCAGTCGACCGGGAGTGGACGAAGGCCCTGGACCACGTGCCGAACATCGTGATCCCGTTCATGTCCTTCGCCGTTGGCACCGGCATCAACCTGAAGACCGTGCTCACCGGCGGCTTCGCCGGGATCTTCCTCGGCCTGATAGTCGTCATCTTCACCGGAGGCCTGACCTACCTGGGATACCGGTTCGTCCTCAAGCGAGGCTTCAAGAGCGGCATCGGGTTCGCCGCCGGCACCACGGCCGGCAACGCCGTCGCCGTACCCGCGGTAGTAGCCGTAGCCGACCCAAGATTCGAACCCTTCGTCGCCTCCGCCTCAGCCCAGGCCGCCACAGCCGTCCTCGTGACAGCACTACTCGCCCCAATCGTCGCCTCCTGGGCCCTGAAACGGGCAGGAGGCCTCCAGCCGGCCGACCCGGTCCCCACCGCAGTCTGA
- a CDS encoding RuBisCO large subunit C-terminal-like domain-containing protein: MRDPRSVRCTYYLESEIDPAKAAAIMAGEQSSGTFLPVPGESARIRERHAARVSDVQELGFCRPSLPSRTTPEKVRAALVTVDFPMENVGTDLATLQTAIAGNLFELGDLYACRLQDIALPEDFVAAHAGPAFGIEGTRKLISDVQGVMVGTIVKPNVGLSEEEFRLVVRDLALASIDLIKDDELMTDPAYLPLERRVVVATEEIRAAEQVSGHSTMYAFNITGDLAGLQKRHDLVVEAGGTCVMLNIPVMGLPALAMLRSFAEVPIHGHRAGLAASMRSKALGMDYRVWQQMARLAGADHLHASGLGSKFYELDEEVAANIRSLLEPLGQTIAPLPVLSSGQNVTTPGPTFDAVGSTDLMMLAGGGVAAHPDGPGAGVRSLRQAWEAAVSGVPLQAAAKKQSETGDDALLHAVQTFGKGA, translated from the coding sequence ATGCGCGACCCGCGCTCGGTGCGTTGCACCTACTACCTGGAGTCCGAAATTGACCCTGCGAAGGCCGCAGCCATCATGGCGGGCGAGCAGTCAAGCGGCACCTTCCTGCCGGTACCCGGCGAGTCTGCACGTATCCGGGAGCGGCACGCCGCCCGCGTCTCGGACGTTCAGGAGCTTGGCTTTTGCCGGCCCTCCCTGCCGTCACGGACAACCCCCGAGAAGGTCCGGGCCGCCCTTGTCACCGTCGATTTCCCCATGGAGAACGTCGGCACGGACCTGGCCACCCTGCAGACCGCCATCGCCGGCAACCTCTTCGAACTGGGCGACCTTTACGCCTGCCGCCTGCAGGACATAGCCCTGCCCGAGGACTTCGTCGCCGCCCACGCTGGCCCGGCATTCGGCATCGAGGGGACGCGCAAGCTCATCAGCGACGTTCAGGGCGTCATGGTGGGCACCATCGTCAAACCCAACGTCGGACTCTCGGAAGAGGAGTTCCGGCTGGTGGTCCGGGACCTGGCGTTGGCCTCCATCGACCTGATCAAGGACGACGAACTGATGACCGACCCCGCCTACCTGCCGTTGGAGCGGCGGGTCGTGGTCGCCACTGAGGAAATCCGCGCCGCCGAGCAGGTTAGCGGCCACTCCACCATGTACGCCTTCAACATCACCGGTGACCTCGCCGGACTGCAGAAGCGCCACGACCTGGTCGTTGAAGCAGGCGGCACTTGCGTGATGCTGAACATCCCCGTGATGGGACTGCCCGCCCTGGCCATGCTGCGCAGCTTCGCCGAGGTACCGATCCACGGCCACCGGGCAGGCCTTGCGGCCTCGATGCGGTCCAAGGCCCTTGGCATGGACTACCGGGTCTGGCAGCAGATGGCCCGCCTCGCCGGCGCCGACCACCTGCACGCCAGCGGGCTCGGCAGCAAGTTCTACGAACTGGACGAAGAGGTCGCCGCAAACATCCGCAGCCTCCTCGAACCCCTCGGACAGACCATCGCGCCGCTGCCTGTCCTGTCCTCCGGGCAGAACGTCACCACCCCCGGACCCACCTTCGACGCCGTAGGATCCACGGACCTGATGATGCTCGCCGGCGGCGGCGTCGCAGCCCACCCGGACGGTCCCGGCGCCGGGGTGCGAAGCCTGCGCCAAGCCTGGGAAGCAGCCGTGTCCGGGGTACCCCTCCAGGCGGCAGCGAAAAAGCAGTCCGAAACCGGTGACGATGCACTCCTGCACGCCGTCCAAACCTTCGGAAAAGGTGCCTGA
- a CDS encoding four-carbon acid sugar kinase family protein has translation MPAFGFVADDLTGAADVLAQSHRYGLEAVLVIGDAPLPADADVVGIAGPSRSLAGTAFDTLVRRDLAGIAPLNLEVLLYKVCSTFDSSTTVGSIGRGIQLLHEQFPLHGPIPVVPAQPAFGRYTAFSNHYAAHAGQVYRLDRHPVMSGHPSTPMAEADLRQVLAEQLGTGDVPGAIHLPAYEDGTFKDAWADRRREPGAQAFVVDAVDERHMDAVAEALTREEHGHGPSVVVGSGGIMAALARSISDQTPRGPGPQQPSGPVLAISASASSTTAEQINDAVSQGWEDVPVSAELLHGHDAAAVAALDRRVSAALQKGRNVIVHTTRGPGDPRYGAAKPADAGYVGALIGGIAARMATAGLTRDIAVCGGDTSSHALIAMGVRELRVSDQFVTAGPVLQADGGSAVAGCRLLLKGGQVGPINILRRFAGQLPD, from the coding sequence ATGCCCGCTTTTGGATTCGTCGCAGACGACCTCACCGGAGCCGCCGACGTCCTGGCCCAGTCCCACCGCTACGGACTCGAAGCTGTCCTGGTCATTGGCGACGCGCCCCTGCCCGCCGATGCTGACGTCGTCGGAATCGCCGGACCCTCCAGGTCCCTGGCAGGGACGGCATTCGACACCCTGGTACGCAGGGATCTGGCCGGCATCGCACCGCTGAACCTGGAAGTGCTGCTCTACAAGGTCTGCTCCACCTTCGACAGTTCGACCACGGTCGGAAGTATCGGCCGCGGAATCCAGCTTCTCCATGAGCAATTCCCCCTGCACGGCCCCATCCCGGTCGTTCCGGCCCAACCGGCCTTTGGCCGCTACACCGCTTTCAGTAACCACTATGCGGCACATGCCGGCCAGGTCTACCGGCTGGACCGCCACCCGGTCATGTCCGGGCATCCGTCCACCCCCATGGCCGAGGCCGACCTGCGCCAGGTCCTCGCTGAACAGCTCGGCACCGGGGACGTTCCCGGTGCCATCCACCTGCCCGCCTATGAGGACGGCACCTTCAAGGACGCCTGGGCCGACCGGCGGCGGGAGCCCGGAGCGCAGGCCTTTGTTGTGGACGCCGTGGACGAACGCCACATGGACGCCGTCGCCGAAGCACTGACGCGCGAGGAACACGGGCACGGTCCTTCCGTGGTGGTCGGCTCCGGCGGAATCATGGCAGCGCTGGCGCGGTCCATCTCGGACCAGACTCCGCGCGGGCCTGGACCGCAGCAGCCATCAGGACCCGTGCTGGCCATCAGCGCCTCTGCCTCCAGCACCACAGCCGAACAGATCAACGACGCCGTTTCCCAGGGTTGGGAGGACGTGCCCGTATCGGCCGAGCTGCTGCACGGACACGACGCCGCGGCCGTAGCCGCCCTGGACCGCCGCGTTTCAGCAGCCCTTCAGAAGGGCCGGAACGTCATCGTCCACACCACCCGAGGACCGGGGGATCCCCGTTACGGGGCCGCCAAACCGGCTGATGCCGGCTACGTCGGAGCACTGATCGGAGGGATTGCCGCCCGCATGGCCACAGCCGGCCTCACCCGGGACATCGCCGTGTGCGGCGGAGATACCTCCAGCCACGCACTCATCGCTATGGGCGTCCGCGAACTGCGCGTCTCCGACCAGTTCGTCACCGCAGGCCCGGTCCTGCAGGCTGACGGCGGCTCCGCCGTCGCCGGCTGCCGCTTGCTGCTCAAGGGCGGACAGGTCGGTCCCATCAACATCCTGCGCCGCTTCGCCGGCCAACTTCCCGACTGA
- a CDS encoding alcohol dehydrogenase catalytic domain-containing protein: protein MRAVVKTAAERGVEYVTDAGDPKASEGTVVIEVGAASLCGTDRELYEWTPSAQAFNLNLPVILGHEGAGTVVEVGPGVSGLKVGDQVALESHLTCGQCFPCRTGDAHTCENTGILGMHIDGVFAQYAAVPQDICVKLPTGLSLESGALLEAAGVAVHAIQRANYSVAGRAVLVSGAGPVGLVVVNLALLMGASHVIAVDPNPYRRAQAEKLGAIALHPNDGIVERCRELTGRRGGFDVAFECSGAPGTLATLFEAVRREATVVTVGHPSRPAEVDIAAHINKKGITLRGIFGRRLWETWEQSLLLLDSGKLELDWLITHRKKLSQFDEAVELLTGDACKVLLIPGLG, encoded by the coding sequence ATGCGGGCAGTAGTCAAAACCGCGGCCGAACGAGGCGTTGAATACGTCACCGACGCCGGAGACCCCAAAGCATCAGAAGGCACAGTCGTCATCGAGGTAGGCGCCGCCTCCCTCTGCGGCACAGACCGGGAACTGTATGAATGGACCCCCTCCGCGCAGGCCTTCAACCTCAACCTCCCTGTCATCCTGGGCCATGAAGGCGCAGGCACCGTAGTCGAGGTCGGGCCCGGCGTCAGCGGACTGAAGGTGGGTGACCAGGTAGCACTTGAAAGCCACTTGACCTGCGGGCAGTGTTTCCCCTGCCGCACAGGAGATGCCCACACCTGCGAAAACACAGGCATCCTGGGCATGCATATCGACGGCGTCTTCGCCCAATACGCCGCCGTGCCGCAGGACATCTGCGTCAAGCTCCCCACCGGACTGTCCCTTGAGTCCGGCGCCCTGCTCGAAGCGGCCGGCGTCGCAGTCCACGCCATCCAGCGCGCCAACTACTCCGTAGCAGGACGGGCCGTTCTCGTCAGCGGCGCAGGCCCCGTCGGTTTGGTGGTCGTGAACCTGGCACTGCTCATGGGCGCCTCCCACGTCATCGCCGTCGACCCCAACCCCTACCGGCGCGCCCAAGCCGAAAAACTCGGCGCCATCGCACTGCACCCCAACGACGGCATCGTCGAACGCTGCCGTGAACTGACAGGCCGCCGCGGCGGCTTCGACGTCGCCTTCGAATGCTCCGGAGCCCCCGGCACCTTGGCAACACTCTTCGAAGCCGTCCGCCGTGAAGCCACCGTCGTCACCGTCGGCCACCCGAGCCGACCCGCAGAAGTCGACATCGCAGCCCACATCAACAAAAAAGGCATCACCCTGCGCGGAATCTTCGGGCGCCGCCTTTGGGAAACCTGGGAACAAAGCCTCCTGCTCCTGGACTCCGGCAAGCTCGAGCTCGACTGGCTCATCACCCACCGCAAGAAACTCAGCCAATTCGATGAAGCCGTCGAACTCCTCACCGGAGACGCCTGCAAAGTCCTGCTCATCCCGGGCCTCGGCTGA